One Solibacillus isronensis genomic window carries:
- a CDS encoding nitric oxide synthase oxygenase — translation MATTTAVLHERIDFLTLYKKETNKSEDWLKERLEEAQNPEFNLTTDELTYGARVAWRNSNKCIGRLFWNSLNVFDERHLLNEVEIYEALINHIDFATNNGKIRPAITLFEADRVRIWNHQLIRYAGYETDDGIVGDSDSLEFTKICESLGWEGARTNYDVLPLVIQVDDRAPMFFDLPKEHVLEVAITHPEYDFSQLNMKWYAVPIISSMRFNIAGTDFPAAPFNGWYMGTEIGARNLADTYRYNFLPKVAEAMGLDTSVNASLWKDRALVELNVAVLHSYKKAGVSIVDHHTAAQQFQLFQKQEHASNRDVTGNWVWLVPPLSPATTDLYHEPIANTIKKPNYLYQQQPY, via the coding sequence ATGGCAACAACGACTGCAGTATTGCATGAACGAATAGATTTCCTTACTTTATATAAAAAAGAAACAAACAAGTCAGAGGATTGGCTGAAAGAGCGGTTGGAAGAGGCTCAGAATCCGGAATTTAATTTAACGACAGATGAACTTACGTATGGGGCGCGGGTTGCATGGCGCAACAGCAATAAATGCATCGGACGCCTGTTTTGGAATAGTTTAAACGTATTTGATGAGCGCCATTTATTAAATGAAGTTGAAATTTATGAAGCGCTAATAAACCACATTGATTTTGCGACAAACAACGGAAAAATCAGACCTGCTATTACACTGTTTGAAGCGGACCGTGTGCGCATTTGGAACCACCAGCTAATCCGTTATGCAGGCTATGAAACAGATGATGGGATTGTTGGAGATTCCGATTCACTCGAGTTTACGAAAATCTGTGAAAGCCTCGGATGGGAAGGTGCACGTACAAACTATGATGTACTGCCGCTTGTTATTCAAGTGGATGATCGTGCACCAATGTTTTTTGATCTTCCAAAAGAGCATGTGCTTGAAGTGGCGATTACCCATCCGGAATATGATTTTTCGCAATTAAATATGAAATGGTATGCAGTCCCAATTATTTCAAGTATGCGTTTTAATATTGCCGGCACCGATTTTCCGGCAGCGCCGTTTAACGGGTGGTATATGGGAACGGAAATCGGGGCGCGCAATTTAGCGGATACGTACCGCTATAATTTCCTGCCGAAAGTAGCCGAAGCAATGGGACTGGACACTTCGGTGAATGCGTCTCTTTGGAAGGACCGTGCACTTGTTGAACTGAATGTTGCGGTTCTTCATTCCTATAAAAAAGCGGGTGTAAGTATTGTCGACCATCATACCGCTGCCCAGCAGTTTCAGCTGTTTCAAAAGCAGGAACATGCAAGCAACCGTGATGTAACGGGAAACTGGGTATGGCTTGTGCCGCCATTATCTCCTGCAACAACTGATCTGTATCATGAACCAATTGCCAACACGATCAAGAAACCAAACTATTTATATCAGCAACAGCCATATTAA
- a CDS encoding CynX/NimT family MFS transporter has protein sequence MDTEQLNQNSKKILSNRTLIYFMVAVFLFATTLRTPITLIGPIISFIRDDLGISNFLAGFLTTIPLIAFAVVSPFAPRIARKFGMEWTLFYSVILLCVGIVLRSLGATSLLVLGTILIGVAIAFGNVLIPSFFKWKFPLHIGLLTGIYSVSMNISSGLAAGFSYPIAASAGWQIAAGITIILGILTMLIWLPILRQEKVELNMPSSQTKKTQMWKSPLAWAVAGAMGFQSFIFYCSSAWIPEIFISQGLDATASGWMVSVMQFSQIPMTFIIPIIAGKIASQRPIVVFFTICYLVGFTGVLMEWTSLAVVWMILLGFAGGASFGLVLMLFSLRTKTAYDAAELSGFAQSIGYFVAAIGPVLFGYVHDLTDSWSIPIVLFIIISVLLFFASFMSSNNRTI, from the coding sequence ATGGACACAGAACAATTAAATCAAAATAGCAAAAAAATACTATCCAACCGAACACTCATCTATTTTATGGTTGCCGTATTTTTATTTGCGACAACATTACGTACACCGATTACATTAATCGGTCCAATTATTTCATTTATTCGTGACGACCTTGGGATATCGAACTTTCTTGCAGGCTTCTTAACGACTATCCCTTTAATTGCCTTTGCGGTCGTTTCACCATTTGCACCACGAATTGCGCGTAAGTTTGGGATGGAATGGACATTATTTTATTCCGTCATTCTGCTATGTGTAGGGATCGTATTGCGTTCACTTGGGGCAACATCCTTACTCGTTTTAGGAACAATATTAATCGGGGTCGCCATTGCATTTGGTAATGTCCTTATCCCTAGTTTTTTTAAATGGAAATTCCCATTACATATCGGCTTATTAACAGGGATTTATTCCGTATCGATGAACATTTCTTCAGGACTTGCTGCAGGCTTCAGTTATCCTATTGCTGCAAGTGCAGGCTGGCAAATCGCAGCTGGTATTACGATTATTTTAGGTATTCTTACAATGCTAATTTGGCTGCCGATTTTGCGTCAGGAAAAGGTCGAATTAAATATGCCCTCTTCGCAAACAAAGAAAACGCAGATGTGGAAATCCCCGCTTGCCTGGGCAGTCGCTGGAGCAATGGGCTTTCAATCATTTATATTTTACTGCTCGTCTGCGTGGATACCGGAGATTTTTATTAGCCAAGGCCTTGATGCTACAGCTTCCGGTTGGATGGTGTCCGTTATGCAGTTTTCGCAAATTCCGATGACATTTATTATTCCGATTATCGCCGGTAAAATCGCTTCACAACGGCCAATCGTCGTTTTCTTTACGATATGTTACTTAGTCGGTTTTACTGGTGTGTTGATGGAATGGACAAGCCTAGCCGTCGTATGGATGATCTTATTAGGTTTTGCAGGCGGGGCTTCGTTTGGTTTAGTGCTGATGCTGTTTTCATTGCGTACAAAGACAGCGTATGATGCGGCTGAACTTTCCGGCTTCGCACAGTCAATCGGTTATTTCGTTGCCGCAATCGGACCGGTTCTGTTTGGTTATGTTCATGATTTAACTGACAGCTGGTCAATTCCGATTGTGCTGTTTATTATAATTTCTGTTCTGTTATTTTTCGCTTCCTTTATGAGCTCAAACAATCGTACGATATAA
- a CDS encoding quinone oxidoreductase family protein, whose protein sequence is MKSVRQYKSGAADVLIVEEVEVPAIQQGEVLIQGLYTSVNYADIKTRMGNKGQSTFPITLGLDIVGHVIESKSSAFQKGDYVFAFPKGGSYQQVVAAKETLTFKIPEAIDPLQAAALPTVTILSEILLNQIGEVQKEDTIVVHSAAGGVGTMLVKLAKHYGVSNIIGTVGDLTKKDYVLSIGADDVFTYDSFVDGVKQHTNGKGAQVIFDSVAGDVTKASLECLANFGTLVQFGNSSGKAGEISTSDVHNSCRNIKGFSLGTTRKEAPARLAPVVERIIPLFEGGQLNVPITRVFDLEEVQEAHRLIESRKHQGKVLIRLL, encoded by the coding sequence ATGAAAAGTGTGCGTCAATACAAATCAGGAGCGGCAGATGTTTTAATTGTGGAAGAAGTAGAAGTACCTGCTATTCAACAGGGAGAAGTATTAATACAGGGGCTATATACGAGCGTAAATTATGCTGATATTAAAACTCGAATGGGTAATAAAGGTCAAAGTACATTTCCCATCACATTAGGCTTAGATATTGTAGGCCATGTCATCGAAAGTAAAAGTTCTGCATTTCAAAAAGGGGATTATGTTTTCGCATTCCCTAAAGGGGGATCTTATCAGCAAGTAGTGGCGGCGAAAGAAACGTTAACCTTTAAGATTCCCGAAGCGATCGATCCATTACAAGCAGCTGCTCTACCAACAGTGACTATTTTATCTGAGATTTTACTCAATCAGATTGGTGAAGTACAAAAGGAAGATACAATTGTCGTACACAGCGCGGCCGGTGGTGTGGGGACAATGCTTGTGAAGTTGGCAAAACATTATGGCGTATCAAATATCATTGGAACTGTAGGGGATTTAACTAAAAAAGATTATGTTCTGAGCATAGGTGCTGATGATGTGTTTACTTACGACAGCTTTGTAGATGGCGTTAAGCAACATACTAATGGTAAAGGGGCACAAGTAATTTTTGATTCGGTTGCTGGTGATGTTACAAAGGCAAGTCTTGAATGCTTAGCTAATTTTGGTACATTAGTTCAGTTTGGAAATAGCAGTGGAAAAGCTGGCGAAATATCAACAAGTGATGTGCATAATAGCTGCCGAAACATAAAAGGTTTCAGCTTAGGTACAACTCGTAAGGAAGCTCCAGCTCGATTAGCTCCCGTAGTTGAGCGAATCATTCCATTGTTCGAAGGCGGGCAATTAAACGTTCCGATTACTCGAGTATTCGATTTAGAGGAAGTTCAGGAGGCACATCGTTTAATTGAAAGCAGAAAGCATCAAGGGAAGGTTTTAATTCGGCTTTTATAA
- a CDS encoding response regulator, which produces MENTIEVLIVEDDIRIAQIHEKFIEQIEGFKTIGMSHTVEEAKIWLDTIKPDLILLDIYFADNLGTELIDYIRQKDMDTEIILITAAAEVEIVKKAYASGVIDFLLKPLTLQRFTECLLNYKEKKTILNSTDRLQAEDIKKLWNNLTYTGELEKGNNPKGIDSVTKEKVVTYIQNCDEGITAEKLGNEIGISRTTARRYLEHLMDEKVIFVEHIYGYVGRPERRYFIKK; this is translated from the coding sequence ATGGAGAATACAATTGAAGTATTAATCGTTGAAGACGATATCCGTATTGCTCAAATACATGAAAAGTTCATTGAGCAAATTGAAGGTTTTAAGACGATAGGAATGTCCCATACAGTTGAAGAGGCAAAAATTTGGCTAGATACAATAAAACCAGACCTGATTTTGCTTGATATATACTTTGCCGATAACTTGGGGACAGAACTAATTGATTATATTAGGCAAAAAGATATGGATACCGAAATTATTTTAATTACGGCAGCAGCGGAGGTTGAAATTGTAAAGAAGGCATATGCGAGCGGGGTAATTGATTTTTTATTAAAACCATTAACACTACAGCGTTTCACTGAATGCCTTCTCAACTATAAAGAGAAAAAAACAATCTTAAACTCCACCGACCGGTTGCAGGCCGAAGATATAAAAAAACTGTGGAATAACCTTACATATACAGGTGAACTCGAAAAGGGAAACAACCCTAAAGGCATTGATTCAGTGACAAAGGAAAAAGTAGTAACTTATATTCAAAACTGTGATGAAGGGATTACTGCCGAAAAGCTAGGCAATGAAATAGGGATAAGTAGAACAACAGCGAGGCGTTATCTGGAACATCTAATGGATGAAAAGGTGATTTTTGTTGAGCATATTTATGGGTACGTTGGTAGACCGGAACGCCGATACTTCATAAAAAAATAA
- a CDS encoding RNA 2'-phosphotransferase gives MPISKGFYKKVYPWLIAENSEDVLYRPFLTKGNPYKSRIFLVSSHAVPLFKVEDRSEQIFAESLVNRELFHDLYLSEIKGAPREFKGSLQFENWLENQHHEQLIYTSLNTYQMESTDIAKVTKKEDTANFERGNLIFKEVVEEFQPEIIILQGTAAYEQFKARYADRLAIFNEDVTKVQLLEQTGPFAEMVYEDGKKVSIFVTRSMSYFGADGSKFEQFKENLAKILENNA, from the coding sequence ATGCCTATTTCAAAAGGTTTCTATAAAAAAGTATATCCGTGGTTAATAGCGGAAAATAGCGAAGATGTGTTGTATCGACCGTTTCTTACAAAGGGGAACCCGTACAAATCTCGTATTTTCCTAGTAAGTTCGCATGCGGTGCCGTTATTTAAAGTGGAGGACCGAAGCGAGCAGATTTTTGCGGAGTCATTAGTGAACAGAGAGCTTTTCCACGACCTTTACTTAAGTGAAATTAAAGGGGCGCCTCGGGAATTTAAAGGCTCGTTACAGTTTGAAAACTGGCTGGAAAACCAGCATCATGAACAGCTCATTTATACATCGTTAAATACGTATCAGATGGAATCAACGGATATAGCGAAAGTAACTAAAAAAGAGGATACAGCTAATTTTGAGCGAGGAAATCTCATTTTTAAAGAAGTGGTAGAAGAGTTTCAGCCGGAAATTATTATTTTGCAGGGGACTGCCGCATATGAGCAATTTAAAGCGCGGTATGCTGATCGGTTAGCTATTTTTAATGAAGATGTGACAAAGGTCCAATTACTGGAACAGACCGGCCCATTCGCGGAGATGGTTTATGAAGATGGTAAAAAAGTGTCAATTTTCGTTACCCGCAGCATGAGCTACTTTGGCGCGGACGGTTCGAAGTTCGAACAATTTAAAGAGAATTTAGCTAAAATATTAGAAAATAATGCCTAA
- a CDS encoding amino acid permease yields the protein MSEIKIDQLGNNNELKRGLKSRHVTMISLGGTIGTGLFLASGGAIAQAGPGGALLAYALIGVMVYFLMTSLGEMAAYMPTSGSFSTYATKFVDPALGFALGWNYWYNWAITIAAEIAAVSLIMKYWFPESSSILWTILFIVVVLSFNLASVKAFGEAEYWFAMIKVATVIVFIIVSFLMIFGILGGNDPVGFTNFVKDDAPFNGGFLALFGIFLAAGFSFQGTEMLGVTAGETDDPGKNIPKAVRSVFWRILLFYIFAIGAIGLLIPYTDSRLLSEDIATSPFTLVFENLGVAFAASVMNAIILTAMLSAGNSGLYAASRMLYQLAVEGKAPKLFMKVTSRGIPMYALLATLAVGSLAFLASFFGDGVVYIWLLNASGMSGFIAWLGIAISHYRFRRAYVAQGHSLSDLPYVSKFFPFGPLFAFALCMIVVLGQNYMAFMGGTIDWYGVVVSYIGLPLFAALWFGYKFKHKTKIVPLEDCDLSNK from the coding sequence ATGAGTGAGATTAAAATAGATCAGCTCGGCAACAACAACGAGCTGAAAAGAGGATTGAAAAGTCGCCATGTAACGATGATTTCACTTGGCGGAACAATCGGTACAGGTTTATTCTTAGCATCAGGTGGTGCGATTGCACAGGCAGGTCCTGGCGGGGCATTGCTCGCATATGCACTGATCGGCGTTATGGTGTATTTCTTAATGACATCATTAGGGGAGATGGCTGCCTATATGCCAACTTCTGGTTCGTTTAGTACGTATGCAACAAAATTTGTGGATCCGGCATTAGGCTTTGCGCTTGGCTGGAACTATTGGTACAACTGGGCAATTACAATTGCAGCAGAAATTGCGGCTGTTTCGTTAATTATGAAATACTGGTTCCCGGAAAGTTCTTCAATTTTATGGACAATTTTATTTATCGTAGTTGTTTTATCATTTAACTTAGCTTCTGTAAAAGCTTTCGGTGAAGCGGAATACTGGTTTGCGATGATTAAAGTCGCGACAGTCATTGTCTTCATCATTGTGAGCTTCCTAATGATTTTCGGAATTTTAGGCGGGAACGATCCGGTCGGCTTCACAAACTTCGTTAAAGACGACGCACCATTTAATGGCGGTTTCCTGGCATTATTCGGTATTTTCCTTGCAGCCGGTTTCTCATTCCAAGGTACGGAAATGCTTGGGGTTACGGCAGGAGAAACAGATGACCCGGGCAAAAACATTCCAAAAGCTGTACGTTCAGTATTCTGGCGTATTTTACTGTTCTACATTTTCGCAATCGGTGCAATTGGATTGCTTATCCCGTATACGGATTCACGTCTTTTATCAGAAGATATTGCGACAAGTCCATTTACATTAGTATTTGAAAACTTAGGTGTGGCGTTTGCGGCCTCTGTTATGAACGCGATCATTTTAACGGCGATGTTATCTGCAGGGAACTCAGGGTTATATGCAGCAAGCCGTATGCTTTATCAGTTAGCGGTAGAAGGAAAAGCACCGAAACTATTCATGAAAGTAACTTCACGCGGTATTCCAATGTATGCACTGTTAGCGACATTAGCAGTCGGTTCATTAGCATTCCTGGCATCGTTTTTCGGTGACGGTGTAGTATACATTTGGTTATTAAATGCTTCCGGTATGTCCGGCTTCATAGCCTGGCTGGGGATTGCAATCAGTCATTACCGATTCCGTCGTGCCTATGTTGCACAAGGACATTCATTGAGTGATTTACCATATGTATCGAAATTCTTCCCATTCGGTCCGCTATTTGCGTTTGCCCTATGTATGATTGTCGTGCTAGGTCAAAACTATATGGCTTTCATGGGCGGAACAATTGACTGGTACGGTGTTGTCGTTTCATATATAGGCTTACCACTGTTTGCCGCTTTATGGTTTGGCTATAAATTTAAACACAAAACGAAAATCGTTCCTTTAGAGGACTGCGATTTATCGAATAAATAA
- a CDS encoding tripartite tricarboxylate transporter permease, whose product MSTVQYLLDGFAIAFQWHNILFALLGVIIGTAVGVLPGIGPMSGVALLIPVTATLTSGLPIEMAATSSIILLAGVYYGAMYGGSTTSILLNTPGESSSVVTTLDGYQMARQGRAGAALSIAAIGSFIAGIIALIGLVLLARPLSKVAINFGPAEYFSLMLLGLAAVSGLAGKSITKALIMTVLGLLLGTIGIDAVSGIARFTYDQPVLFSGIEFLTIAVGLFALGEVFKTIFEKDGNDEPIAKINRILPTKKDLKDSAAPITRGSFLGFFLGVLPGAGATLASFFAYITEKKISKNPESFGKGNIAGVASPESANNAASGGAMIPLLTLGIPGSGTTAILMGAFIMYNIQPGPLLFEEHPDVAWGLIASMFLGNLMLLVLNMPLVRVFAKIIQTPKRYLLPIIIAISFFGVYAVQYTIFDLFLLLGCGVAGYFFAKNDFPVAPLVLALVLGPMIENNMRRALTISNGEYSIFLAKPLSLIFLIVAVLWILIPILMKLRGKNVIINEEG is encoded by the coding sequence ATGTCAACGGTACAGTACTTATTAGACGGGTTTGCTATTGCTTTTCAGTGGCATAATATTTTATTCGCATTATTAGGTGTAATTATTGGAACGGCAGTAGGCGTATTACCGGGAATTGGACCAATGAGTGGTGTCGCATTATTAATTCCTGTTACGGCTACATTAACATCTGGTTTACCAATAGAAATGGCTGCAACTAGTTCAATCATCTTGCTAGCTGGAGTATACTACGGTGCAATGTATGGTGGATCTACAACATCTATTTTATTAAATACACCAGGTGAATCTTCTTCGGTTGTTACAACGCTGGACGGGTATCAAATGGCACGGCAAGGAAGGGCTGGAGCTGCCTTATCAATTGCGGCAATCGGTTCGTTTATCGCAGGTATTATTGCGTTAATCGGGTTGGTTCTATTAGCCCGACCATTATCAAAAGTAGCAATCAATTTTGGACCGGCAGAATATTTTTCGCTAATGCTGTTAGGTTTGGCAGCGGTAAGTGGTTTAGCGGGTAAATCAATCACGAAGGCATTAATTATGACGGTTCTCGGCCTACTTTTGGGGACAATTGGAATAGATGCCGTTTCAGGAATTGCCCGATTTACATATGACCAGCCGGTTTTATTTAGCGGCATTGAATTTTTAACAATTGCTGTAGGTTTATTTGCCTTAGGTGAAGTTTTCAAAACGATTTTTGAGAAGGATGGCAATGATGAACCGATCGCAAAAATCAATCGTATTTTACCTACAAAAAAAGATTTAAAAGATAGTGCAGCACCAATTACACGTGGCTCATTCCTTGGCTTCTTTTTAGGGGTACTGCCAGGTGCTGGGGCGACACTTGCTTCCTTCTTTGCTTATATTACAGAAAAGAAGATCAGCAAAAATCCAGAATCATTTGGTAAAGGAAACATTGCCGGGGTTGCTTCACCAGAATCCGCAAATAATGCGGCGTCGGGTGGTGCGATGATTCCGCTATTAACATTAGGAATCCCGGGATCTGGAACGACAGCTATTTTAATGGGTGCGTTCATTATGTACAATATTCAGCCAGGTCCATTATTATTTGAGGAACACCCAGATGTAGCGTGGGGATTGATCGCCAGTATGTTCCTTGGAAACTTAATGCTGCTTGTATTAAACATGCCATTAGTTCGTGTTTTCGCTAAAATTATTCAAACACCGAAAAGATATTTACTGCCTATTATTATTGCAATTTCATTTTTCGGTGTATATGCAGTTCAATATACGATCTTTGATTTATTCTTACTGTTAGGATGCGGTGTTGCAGGCTATTTCTTTGCAAAAAATGATTTCCCTGTTGCCCCACTAGTTTTAGCGCTTGTGTTAGGCCCAATGATTGAAAACAACATGCGACGTGCTTTAACAATTTCTAATGGAGAATACAGTATTTTCTTAGCAAAACCACTTTCATTAATCTTCTTGATTGTTGCGGTTTTATGGATATTAATTCCGATTCTTATGAAATTACGTGGGAAAAATGTAATTATTAATGAAGAAGGATGA
- a CDS encoding restriction endonuclease, with protein MRKKRRRNKKRLPVIPLFFIASAGAAGFYVTRTAEGIGIGIVAYFVLYIAFKIWLRSLKTRKLRKSGIREVDKMTGEDFERFLGELFKRRGFKVSYTATSGDYGADLILKDGKDIIAVQAKRYSGTVGVKAVQEIIGAVKMYEATEAWVVTNSHFTRQAEKLADINDVYLIDRDELIQIMLNKR; from the coding sequence TTGCGTAAAAAGAGAAGACGAAATAAAAAACGCCTGCCGGTCATCCCGCTGTTTTTCATCGCATCGGCCGGTGCTGCTGGTTTTTATGTAACGCGAACAGCTGAAGGCATCGGTATTGGAATTGTCGCTTATTTCGTACTATATATCGCGTTTAAAATTTGGCTAAGATCGCTGAAGACGAGGAAGTTACGAAAGTCCGGCATTCGCGAAGTCGATAAAATGACCGGTGAGGATTTCGAGAGGTTTTTAGGCGAGTTATTTAAACGACGCGGTTTTAAAGTGAGCTATACCGCAACGAGCGGTGACTACGGTGCCGACCTAATTTTAAAGGACGGAAAAGATATTATTGCAGTCCAGGCAAAACGCTATTCCGGTACGGTCGGTGTAAAAGCGGTACAGGAAATTATCGGCGCAGTGAAGATGTATGAGGCAACAGAAGCATGGGTTGTCACAAACAGTCATTTTACCCGCCAAGCGGAAAAACTTGCCGACATCAATGACGTTTATTTAATCGATCGTGATGAATTGATTCAAATTATGTTAAATAAAAGATAA
- a CDS encoding Bug family tripartite tricarboxylate transporter substrate binding protein — MTLKKKLLTLFSAAALTLTLAACSDSEGTSSGDKDYPTSNLTIVAPSGAGGGWDLTSRSIAKVMNETKLIEKPITVENKPGGGGAVFMATYATKEAKNDYMLMVKSPPILINNLKAEGNSPYGYKDTTPLAQLTKDFGAIVVRADSPYQTLTDLLDAVKADPTALTMAGGSAPGSMDHLVTILPAYEYGIDPKAVKYVSYDGGGEAMAALLGNNADAIGTDISTVTPYVKSGDVRVLAVTAPEKLTLEGLEEIPTLYDLGIEAEFTIWRGIFGPKDMSDTAKDYWVEKLTELNDKEEWKAELERNGWEQDFRVGDDFTKFLEEQEGTITEILTALGMQK; from the coding sequence ATGACATTGAAAAAAAAGCTACTAACTTTATTTTCAGCAGCGGCGTTAACACTTACATTAGCAGCTTGTAGTGATAGTGAGGGGACATCATCAGGCGACAAAGATTATCCAACAAGTAACTTAACAATCGTGGCACCATCCGGAGCTGGCGGGGGATGGGATTTAACATCTCGTTCGATTGCAAAAGTTATGAATGAAACAAAATTAATCGAAAAACCAATAACAGTAGAAAATAAACCAGGTGGTGGCGGTGCCGTATTCATGGCAACATACGCAACGAAAGAAGCAAAAAATGATTATATGTTAATGGTAAAATCACCACCGATTTTAATTAATAACTTAAAGGCAGAAGGTAATAGTCCTTATGGTTATAAAGATACGACACCTTTAGCACAGCTTACGAAGGATTTTGGTGCAATTGTTGTCCGTGCTGATTCCCCATACCAAACGTTAACGGATTTATTAGATGCTGTTAAAGCAGATCCAACAGCACTTACGATGGCTGGCGGTTCAGCTCCAGGTTCTATGGATCATTTAGTTACAATTTTACCTGCATACGAGTACGGCATTGACCCTAAGGCAGTAAAATATGTTTCTTATGATGGTGGCGGTGAAGCGATGGCGGCATTATTAGGGAATAACGCCGATGCAATCGGAACAGATATTTCAACTGTAACACCTTATGTGAAGAGCGGAGACGTTCGAGTTTTAGCAGTTACAGCACCAGAAAAATTAACACTTGAAGGTCTGGAGGAAATCCCGACATTATATGATCTAGGGATTGAGGCAGAGTTTACTATTTGGCGCGGTATTTTCGGACCTAAAGATATGTCTGATACAGCTAAGGATTATTGGGTTGAAAAATTAACAGAGTTAAATGATAAAGAGGAATGGAAAGCTGAATTAGAGCGTAATGGTTGGGAACAAGACTTCCGTGTAGGCGATGATTTCACGAAATTCCTTGAAGAACAAGAAGGTACGATTACTGAAATTTTAACAGCTTTAGGTATGCAAAAATAA
- a CDS encoding tripartite tricarboxylate transporter TctB family protein gives MNLKFDRVASVVFLMLGILIIVESQKISASAYGSEIGPSTFPFGLGIALIILSILLFFETVRHKAMYKSVEDKEGEKFSNYKQFLIIFISAVAYAFLLEKLGYLVTTFAFLLISFQTLERGKWVSSIIVAAAFSAIIYFGFVNVLGGSLPKFPL, from the coding sequence ATGAATTTAAAATTTGACCGTGTTGCTAGTGTTGTATTTTTGATGCTAGGAATACTGATTATCGTCGAATCCCAAAAAATATCTGCAAGTGCGTACGGCTCTGAAATTGGGCCGAGTACATTTCCGTTTGGATTAGGAATAGCTTTAATTATATTAAGTATTTTACTATTTTTTGAAACGGTTCGTCATAAGGCGATGTATAAAAGTGTTGAAGATAAAGAAGGGGAGAAATTCTCTAATTATAAGCAATTTCTAATTATTTTTATTTCAGCGGTTGCTTATGCATTTTTACTTGAAAAACTAGGTTATTTAGTTACGACCTTTGCATTTTTATTAATTTCATTCCAAACACTTGAACGAGGAAAGTGGGTTAGCTCGATTATAGTGGCAGCTGCGTTTTCAGCAATTATTTACTTCGGCTTTGTGAACGTATTAGGCGGATCATTACCTAAATTCCCACTCTAA
- a CDS encoding xanthine phosphoribosyltransferase, whose product MKLLKEKIEKEGQVLSDTVLKVDSFLNHQIDPLLMKEIGDEFARRYSDQIITKVLTIESSGIAPSTFLGLTLGAPVVFARKRKSLTLTDNLYTSKVHSFTKNETNEISVSNKFITADDNVVIIDDFLANGEALKGLIDIANQAGATIVGAGIVIEKGFQEGGKILREQGMRIESLANIKSLANGKVEFYD is encoded by the coding sequence ATGAAGCTTTTAAAGGAAAAAATAGAAAAAGAGGGCCAAGTGCTTTCAGATACAGTATTAAAGGTAGATTCGTTTTTAAATCATCAGATTGACCCGTTGTTAATGAAAGAAATCGGCGACGAATTTGCGAGACGTTACTCGGACCAAATCATTACAAAAGTATTGACGATCGAATCATCCGGTATTGCACCTTCAACATTTTTAGGATTAACACTAGGTGCACCTGTTGTCTTTGCACGCAAACGCAAATCACTGACATTAACGGACAACCTGTATACATCAAAAGTACATTCATTCACGAAAAACGAGACAAACGAAATTTCGGTATCAAATAAGTTTATTACGGCAGATGATAATGTCGTAATTATTGATGACTTTTTAGCAAATGGCGAAGCATTAAAAGGCTTAATCGACATTGCCAACCAGGCCGGTGCAACAATTGTCGGTGCCGGTATCGTAATTGAAAAAGGCTTCCAAGAGGGCGGGAAAATTTTACGCGAGCAAGGAATGCGCATCGAATCATTGGCAAATATTAAATCATTGGCAAACGGCAAAGTAGAATTTTACGATTAA